A window from Sinorhizobium fredii encodes these proteins:
- the proC gene encoding pyrroline-5-carboxylate reductase — MSIAVSGPIVLVGAGNMGGAMLGGWIKSGVSGGDVLVVDPGPPPAMQKLIAENGVAHAAAVPQGVKASVIFLAVKPQVMEAALPPLKGLVGSGTVIVSVAAGKTLAFIERHLGEAATVRAMPNTPAMIGRGVTGAFANARVTEKQRGLVHDLLKVSGPVEWVASEADIDTVTAVSGSGPAYVFYLVECMAEAGRKLGLQADLAMRLARETVAGAGELLHQSPDDAARLRQNVTSPGGTTAAALAVLMADDGMQPLFDKAIAAARKRAEELAG; from the coding sequence ATGAGCATCGCCGTTTCCGGTCCCATCGTCCTGGTCGGCGCCGGCAACATGGGCGGCGCCATGCTCGGCGGCTGGATCAAGAGCGGTGTCAGCGGCGGCGATGTTCTCGTGGTCGATCCGGGCCCACCCCCGGCCATGCAAAAACTCATCGCCGAAAACGGCGTGGCTCATGCGGCCGCCGTCCCGCAGGGCGTCAAGGCAAGTGTGATCTTTCTCGCCGTCAAACCGCAAGTCATGGAAGCGGCACTCCCGCCGCTGAAGGGGCTCGTCGGATCCGGCACAGTGATCGTCTCCGTCGCGGCCGGCAAGACGCTTGCTTTCATCGAGCGCCATCTCGGCGAAGCGGCGACCGTGCGGGCGATGCCGAACACGCCGGCCATGATAGGTCGCGGCGTCACGGGCGCTTTCGCCAATGCCCGCGTGACCGAAAAGCAACGCGGGCTGGTTCATGATCTCCTGAAGGTCAGCGGGCCGGTCGAATGGGTTGCCAGCGAAGCCGACATCGATACAGTGACTGCGGTTTCCGGCAGCGGACCGGCCTACGTCTTCTATCTCGTCGAGTGCATGGCGGAGGCTGGGCGTAAGCTCGGCCTCCAGGCGGACCTTGCCATGCGGCTCGCTCGGGAAACCGTCGCGGGGGCTGGTGAACTCCTACATCAGTCCCCCGACGACGCCGCACGCCTTCGCCAGAACGTCACGTCGCCGGGCGGCACGACCGCCGCCGCACTCGCCGTCCTGATGGCGGACGACGGCATGCAGCCGCTTTTCGACAAGGCCATCGCGGCAGCGCGCAAGCGCGCCGAAGAACTGGCCGGTTAA
- a CDS encoding YbjN domain-containing protein: MSLLEMEVERQSNPVDMIEFVAANNDWSFERSGEDEIAMTVEGRWADYHVSFSWMEEFEALHLACAFDIKVPDSRVNEVIRLLSQINGQVLMGHFDLWRQEEVIIFRQSLLLAGGAEPTNRQVEVLLSSALDACETYFQAFQFVVWSGMDAQRAVDTVLFATVGEA; this comes from the coding sequence ATGAGCCTTTTGGAAATGGAAGTCGAGCGCCAGTCCAACCCGGTCGATATGATCGAGTTCGTCGCCGCCAACAATGACTGGTCCTTCGAGCGGTCGGGCGAGGACGAGATCGCCATGACGGTCGAGGGCCGGTGGGCGGACTATCACGTTTCCTTTTCCTGGATGGAGGAGTTCGAGGCGCTGCATCTTGCCTGCGCCTTCGACATCAAGGTTCCGGATAGCCGCGTCAACGAGGTGATCCGCCTGCTCTCCCAGATCAACGGCCAGGTCCTGATGGGACATTTCGATCTCTGGCGCCAAGAAGAGGTCATCATCTTCCGGCAATCTCTGTTGCTTGCCGGAGGCGCCGAGCCGACAAACCGGCAGGTGGAAGTGCTTTTGTCGAGCGCGCTCGACGCCTGCGAAACCTATTTCCAGGCGTTCCAATTCGTCGTCTGGTCCGGGATGGACGCGCAGCGCGCCGTCGATACTGTCCTGTTCGCGACTGTTGGGGAGGCATGA